A window of the Spartobacteria bacterium genome harbors these coding sequences:
- a CDS encoding thiazole biosynthesis protein, giving the protein MEELISKSIINRFFEKLTDSLTVDVAIVGAGPSGLVAAKKLAEAGKKVAVFERKLAPGGGTWGGGMLFNELVVQKEAAPILEEFGILYRPAEDGYFTADSVEVASALIYQAVHAGVRIFNSVTVEDIMFKENKVCGVVINWTPVNYMKLHVDPLVVTAGAVLDGTGHPSEIVTLASRKAGIRIDTPNGGIMGEKPMWMESGEASTVENTKQLFPGLYASGMAANNVSGGFRMGPIFGGMFMSGKKVAQMILDDLDK; this is encoded by the coding sequence ATGGAAGAACTTATTTCTAAATCAATTATAAATCGTTTTTTTGAAAAACTGACTGATTCACTGACCGTTGATGTGGCGATTGTCGGAGCCGGGCCATCCGGCTTGGTTGCCGCGAAAAAACTCGCTGAAGCGGGTAAAAAAGTAGCGGTATTCGAACGGAAACTCGCTCCCGGTGGTGGAACATGGGGTGGTGGCATGCTTTTCAACGAATTGGTTGTTCAGAAGGAGGCCGCTCCTATTCTTGAGGAGTTTGGGATTCTCTATCGTCCCGCCGAAGACGGATACTTCACGGCTGATTCGGTGGAAGTGGCTAGTGCTCTGATTTATCAGGCCGTACATGCCGGTGTACGCATTTTTAATTCGGTGACGGTCGAAGATATCATGTTTAAGGAAAACAAAGTCTGTGGCGTGGTAATCAACTGGACCCCGGTTAATTACATGAAACTGCATGTCGATCCTCTTGTTGTTACTGCCGGAGCCGTGCTGGATGGAACGGGTCACCCCAGTGAAATAGTCACTCTTGCCAGTCGTAAAGCCGGTATACGTATCGATACTCCCAACGGCGGTATTATGGGCGAAAAACCGATGTGGATGGAAAGTGGCGAAGCGTCCACTGTTGAAAACACCAAGCAGCTGTTTCCAGGTTTGTACGCATCCGGCATGGCCGCCAACAATGTCTCCGGCGGATTTCGCATGGGGCCGATTTTTGGCGGCATGTTCATGAGCGGGAAAAAGGTTGCTCAGATGATCCTTGATGATCTGGATAAATAA
- the mnmA gene encoding tRNA 2-thiouridine(34) synthase MnmA, translated as MNHDQKKIAVGMSGGVDSTAAAYLLQKAGYDVIGLTLRLYDSACRRVGLDDTEKAAEVARLLGIEHHVIDARDYFYSHIIHPFARCYACGRTPSPCVRCNERVKFGLLMERAFDLGCDAVATGHYVQREQDTQQQWHLYRSKNKEKDQSYFLHRLTQHQLAHAVFPLEGMQKEEVRNLITKAGLVASQEVPSESQDLCFVENGRYVAWVESFYPELVRRGTFTNAEGHILGTHDGFYHYTVGQRKGIGIAGPFPYYVTGVDAKKNRVIIGPREETMCSSCSLGHLVWIAGKPPMCDGLTVQLRYQSKPVAVQCASQDDERLLCEFASPQFAVTPGQAAVFYKGNEVLGGGWID; from the coding sequence ATGAACCATGATCAGAAAAAAATTGCTGTAGGTATGAGCGGCGGTGTGGACAGCACCGCCGCAGCCTATTTATTGCAAAAGGCCGGATACGACGTCATCGGTCTTACGTTGCGACTCTATGATTCTGCCTGTCGCCGTGTGGGTCTTGACGACACGGAAAAGGCCGCAGAGGTCGCGCGATTACTGGGTATAGAGCACCATGTTATTGATGCCCGTGATTATTTTTACAGCCATATTATTCACCCCTTTGCACGTTGCTATGCTTGTGGTCGGACGCCATCGCCCTGCGTCCGTTGCAATGAGCGGGTGAAGTTTGGATTGCTGATGGAGCGGGCTTTTGATCTCGGGTGCGATGCCGTGGCCACGGGGCATTATGTGCAGCGGGAGCAGGATACGCAGCAGCAATGGCACCTCTATCGCTCAAAAAACAAAGAGAAGGATCAATCCTATTTTTTGCATCGCCTTACTCAGCACCAGTTGGCGCATGCAGTATTCCCGTTGGAGGGGATGCAGAAAGAGGAGGTTCGCAACCTAATAACAAAGGCCGGTTTGGTTGCCTCGCAGGAAGTGCCTTCTGAAAGTCAGGATCTCTGTTTCGTCGAAAATGGGCGTTATGTCGCTTGGGTGGAGTCCTTTTATCCGGAACTGGTCAGACGCGGAACGTTCACCAATGCAGAGGGACACATTTTGGGAACCCATGACGGGTTCTATCATTATACTGTCGGTCAGCGAAAAGGCATCGGTATTGCTGGTCCTTTCCCGTATTATGTCACGGGGGTTGATGCCAAAAAAAACCGCGTCATTATCGGGCCGCGTGAAGAGACCATGTGTTCGTCCTGTTCGCTGGGCCACTTGGTTTGGATTGCGGGTAAACCGCCCATGTGCGACGGGCTAACCGTTCAACTTCGCTATCAAAGTAAACCGGTCGCAGTACAGTGTGCTTCACAGGATGACGAACGTCTGTTGTGCGAATTCGCCTCCCCGCAGTTTGCCGTCACCCCCGGCCAAGCCGCCGTTTTCTATAAAGGAAATGAAGTCTTAGGTGGAGGGTGGATCGACTAG